The following are encoded in a window of Pseudomonas multiresinivorans genomic DNA:
- a CDS encoding rubredoxin: MKKWQCVVCGLIYDETKGWPEEGIAAGTRWEDVPEDWLCPDCGVGKLDFEMIEIG, from the coding sequence ATGAAGAAGTGGCAGTGCGTGGTTTGTGGCCTGATCTATGACGAAACCAAGGGCTGGCCGGAAGAGGGCATCGCCGCCGGTACCCGCTGGGAAGATGTGCCGGAAGACTGGCTGTGCCCGGATTGCGGCGTCGGCAAGCTGGATTTCGAGATGATCGAGATCGGCTGA
- a CDS encoding aminoacyl-tRNA deacylase and HDOD domain-containing protein: MSDAARAPSDSSQAPEVILQLLAKLGIPSREVSDATTLPAARRVQASLLEDAVGTLLVLFPQSQLLDLNRLAELTGRKLVAVKPDRLERMLGKHQLGRLPALPPLTSSPCLYDERLLQEPQLLIESGTPGTLLEIPTASFRSLLEKASAARFGVLLDSIRPNLDRPDDDRKEITQAVQAFTARRIQQRLEETIEIPPLPETAQKIIKLRVDPNATVDDITGVVETDPALAAQVVSWAASPYYAAPGKIRSVEDAIVRVLGFDLVINLALGLALGKTLSLPKDQPQHATPYWHQAIYTAAVIEGLTRAVPRAERPEAGLTYLGGLLHSIGYLVLAHIFPPHFSLICRHLEVNPHVEHNLVEQHLLGITREQIGAWLMRTWDMPEEIYTALRFQHDPSYAGDCSAYANLVCLATRLLRNHGIGSGPETDIPQDLLDRLDIPREKAEDAVRKVLDAEAVLRELASQFNPGH, encoded by the coding sequence ATGAGCGATGCCGCACGCGCCCCATCCGACTCCTCGCAGGCCCCCGAGGTCATCCTGCAGCTGCTCGCCAAGCTGGGCATTCCCTCTCGCGAGGTGAGCGACGCCACCACGCTTCCCGCGGCGCGTCGGGTGCAGGCCAGCCTGCTGGAAGATGCCGTCGGCACCCTGCTGGTGCTGTTCCCGCAGAGCCAGCTGCTGGACCTCAATCGCCTCGCCGAACTCACCGGGCGCAAGCTGGTGGCGGTCAAGCCTGATCGCCTGGAGCGCATGCTCGGCAAGCACCAGCTCGGTCGCCTGCCGGCATTGCCGCCGCTGACCAGCTCGCCGTGCCTGTATGACGAGCGCCTGCTGCAGGAGCCCCAGCTGCTGATCGAATCCGGCACGCCGGGCACCCTGCTGGAGATTCCCACGGCGTCCTTCCGCAGCCTGCTGGAGAAAGCCAGTGCGGCGCGCTTCGGCGTGCTGCTGGACTCGATCCGGCCGAACCTCGATCGCCCGGACGACGACCGCAAGGAGATCACCCAGGCCGTGCAGGCGTTCACCGCCCGCCGCATCCAGCAGCGCCTGGAGGAAACCATCGAGATTCCGCCGCTGCCGGAAACCGCACAGAAGATCATCAAGCTGCGCGTCGATCCCAACGCCACGGTGGACGACATCACCGGCGTGGTGGAAACCGACCCGGCACTCGCTGCGCAGGTGGTCAGCTGGGCGGCCTCGCCCTACTACGCCGCACCCGGCAAGATCCGCTCGGTGGAAGACGCCATCGTCCGCGTGCTGGGCTTCGACCTGGTGATCAACCTCGCCCTGGGCCTGGCCCTGGGCAAGACCCTGAGCCTGCCCAAGGACCAGCCGCAGCACGCCACGCCCTACTGGCACCAGGCGATCTACACCGCTGCGGTGATCGAGGGCCTGACCCGCGCCGTGCCCCGCGCCGAACGCCCGGAAGCCGGCCTGACCTACCTGGGCGGCCTGCTGCACAGCATCGGCTACCTGGTCCTGGCGCACATCTTCCCGCCGCATTTCTCGCTGATCTGCCGGCACCTGGAAGTGAACCCGCACGTCGAGCACAACCTCGTCGAGCAGCACCTGCTGGGCATCACCCGCGAGCAGATCGGCGCCTGGCTGATGCGCACCTGGGACATGCCGGAAGAGATCTACACCGCGCTGCGCTTCCAGCACGATCCGTCCTATGCCGGCGACTGCTCGGCCTACGCCAACCTGGTGTGCCTGGCGACCCGCCTGCTGCGCAACCACGGCATCGGCAGCGGCCCGGAGACCGATATCCCGCAGGACCTGCTGGACCGCCTGGACATCCCGCGTGAAAAGGCCGAAGACGCCGTGCGCAAGGTGCTCGACGCCGAAGCGGTACTGCGCGAGTTGGCCAGCCAGTTCAATCCCGGCCACTGA
- a CDS encoding rubredoxin translates to MRKWQCVVCGFIYDEALGLPEEGIAPGTPWEDIPADWVCPDCGVGKIDFEMIEIS, encoded by the coding sequence ATGCGCAAATGGCAATGCGTGGTCTGTGGCTTCATCTACGACGAGGCGCTGGGGTTGCCCGAGGAGGGCATAGCTCCCGGCACGCCGTGGGAAGACATCCCGGCGGATTGGGTCTGCCCGGACTGCGGCGTCGGCAAGATCGATTTCGAAATGATCGAAATTTCCTGA
- a CDS encoding NAD(P)/FAD-dependent oxidoreductase — translation MSENAPLVIIGTGLAGYNLAREWRKLDSETPLLLITADDGRSYSKPMLSTGFSKDKDADGLAMAEAGAMADQLKARILTHTRVTGIDPGHRRIWIGEEEVQYRDLVLAWGAETIRVPVEGDAQELIFPINDLEDYARFRAAAAGKRRVLLLGAGLIGCEFANDLSSGGYQLDVVAPCEQVMPGLLHPAAAQAVQQGLEGLGVRFHLGPVLNSLVRAGDALEAHLSDGQVILCDLVVSAVGLRPRIDLAAAAGLDINRGVMVNRELRTSHANIYALGDCAEVDGLNLLYVMPLMSCARALAQTLAGKPTPVTYGAMPVTVKTPVCPLVVSPPPRGSEGEWQVEGSGPDLKVLCRDTAGRLLGYALTGAAVSEKLSLNKELPALLA, via the coding sequence ATGAGCGAAAACGCACCGCTGGTGATCATCGGCACCGGCCTGGCCGGCTACAACCTGGCTCGCGAGTGGCGCAAGCTGGACAGCGAGACGCCGTTGCTGCTGATCACCGCCGATGACGGCCGCTCCTATTCCAAGCCGATGCTCTCCACCGGCTTCTCCAAGGACAAGGACGCCGACGGTCTGGCGATGGCCGAGGCTGGCGCCATGGCCGACCAGCTCAAGGCGCGCATCCTCACCCACACTCGTGTCACCGGCATCGATCCGGGCCACCGGCGCATCTGGATCGGCGAAGAAGAAGTCCAGTACCGCGACCTGGTGCTGGCCTGGGGCGCCGAAACCATCCGCGTGCCGGTCGAGGGCGATGCCCAGGAGCTGATTTTCCCGATCAACGATCTCGAGGACTATGCGCGCTTCCGCGCGGCTGCCGCCGGCAAGCGCCGCGTGTTGCTGCTGGGCGCCGGCCTGATCGGCTGCGAATTCGCCAACGACCTGTCCAGCGGCGGCTACCAGCTCGACGTGGTGGCGCCGTGCGAGCAGGTCATGCCCGGCCTGCTCCACCCGGCTGCCGCCCAGGCTGTGCAGCAGGGGCTGGAAGGCCTCGGCGTGCGCTTCCACCTCGGCCCGGTGCTGAACAGCCTCGTGCGTGCGGGAGATGCCCTGGAGGCGCATCTTTCCGATGGCCAGGTGATCCTCTGTGACCTGGTGGTTTCTGCCGTGGGCCTGCGCCCGCGCATCGATCTGGCCGCTGCCGCGGGCCTGGATATCAACCGTGGCGTGATGGTCAATCGCGAGCTGCGCACCTCCCACGCCAATATCTACGCCCTGGGCGACTGCGCCGAGGTCGATGGCCTCAACCTGCTGTACGTGATGCCGTTGATGTCCTGCGCCCGCGCGCTGGCCCAGACCCTGGCCGGCAAGCCGACGCCGGTGACCTACGGTGCCATGCCCGTGACGGTGAAGACGCCGGTGTGCCCGCTGGTGGTGTCGCCGCCCCCGCGCGGAAGCGAGGGCGAATGGCAGGTGGAAGGCTCTGGCCCGGACCTCAAGGTCCTGTGCCGGGATACCGCCGGTCGATTGCTCGGTTACGCCCTCACAGGCGCCGCCGTGAGTGAAAAACTCTCTTTGAACAAGGAGTTGCCGGCCCTGTTGGCGTGA
- a CDS encoding HU family DNA-binding protein → MRKPELAAAIAEKADLTKEQANKVLNALLDEITGALNRKDSVTLVGFGTFVQRHRGARTGKNPQTGQPVKIKASNTVAFKPGKALKDAVN, encoded by the coding sequence ATGCGTAAACCAGAACTCGCCGCCGCGATCGCCGAGAAGGCCGACCTCACCAAAGAACAAGCCAACAAGGTGCTGAACGCGCTGCTGGATGAAATCACTGGCGCGCTCAACCGCAAGGACAGCGTTACCCTTGTCGGTTTCGGTACCTTCGTTCAGCGCCACCGTGGCGCCCGTACCGGCAAGAACCCGCAGACCGGCCAACCGGTCAAGATCAAAGCCAGCAATACCGTTGCTTTCAAGCCGGGCAAGGCGCTGAAAGACGCGGTCAACTGA
- the ubiA gene encoding 4-hydroxybenzoate octaprenyltransferase: MFVALIKPLARLHPRAWDFIQLTRMDKPIGIYLLLWPTLWALWMASGGVPSVKNLVIFVLGTVLMRMAGCVINDFADRKLDGHVERTKARPLATGRITVREAWIAFFVLLGLSFLLVLCTNIQTIWLSFGGAAIAALYPFMKRYTYYPQVVLGAAFSWGIPMAFTAASGTLPAVAWLLFFANVLWTVAYDTYYAMTDREDDLKMGMKSTAILFGDADRVINLSLQGLMLLLLILAGNKLAMHLYYYLGLAVAAGCFAWQFHSTRDREPMKCFKAFLHNHWAGLAIFLGTVLDFALR, translated from the coding sequence ATGTTCGTCGCCCTGATCAAACCCCTCGCCCGCCTGCATCCCCGCGCCTGGGACTTCATCCAGCTGACGCGCATGGACAAGCCGATCGGCATCTACCTGCTGCTCTGGCCGACGCTGTGGGCGCTGTGGATGGCCAGCGGCGGCGTGCCGAGCGTGAAGAACCTGGTGATCTTCGTCCTCGGCACCGTGCTGATGCGCATGGCCGGTTGCGTGATCAACGACTTCGCCGACCGCAAGCTCGACGGCCACGTGGAGCGCACCAAGGCGCGCCCGCTGGCCACCGGCAGGATCACCGTGCGCGAGGCCTGGATTGCCTTCTTCGTGCTGCTGGGCTTGAGCTTCCTGCTGGTGCTGTGCACCAACATACAGACCATCTGGCTGTCCTTCGGCGGGGCGGCCATCGCGGCGCTGTACCCGTTCATGAAGCGCTACACCTACTACCCGCAGGTGGTGCTGGGCGCGGCCTTCTCCTGGGGCATCCCAATGGCCTTCACCGCGGCCAGCGGCACCCTGCCGGCGGTGGCCTGGCTGCTGTTCTTCGCCAACGTGCTGTGGACGGTCGCGTATGACACCTACTACGCGATGACCGACCGCGAGGACGATCTGAAGATGGGCATGAAGTCCACGGCGATCCTCTTCGGCGACGCCGACCGGGTGATCAACCTGAGCCTGCAGGGCCTGATGCTCCTGCTGCTGATCCTGGCCGGCAACAAGCTGGCGATGCACCTGTATTACTACCTGGGCCTGGCCGTGGCGGCGGGCTGCTTCGCCTGGCAGTTCCATTCGACCCGCGACCGCGAGCCGATGAAGTGCTTCAAGGCCTTCCTGCACAACCACTGGGCGGGGCTGGCGATCTTCCTCGGCACCGTGCTGGACTTCGCCCTGCGCTGA
- the phoB gene encoding phosphate regulon transcriptional regulator PhoB has protein sequence MVGKTILIVDDEAPIREMIAVALEMAGYECLEADSAQTAHAVIVDRKPDLILLDWMLPGTSGIELARRLKRDELTSAIPIIMLTAKGEEDNKIQGLEVGADDYITKPFSPRELVARLKAVLRRTGAGDSETPIEVGGLMLDPISHRVTIDGKPAEMGPTEYRLLQFFMTHQERAYTRGQLLDQVWGGNVYVEERTVDVHIRRLRKALGEVYENLVQTVRGTGYRFSTKS, from the coding sequence ATGGTTGGCAAGACAATCCTCATCGTCGATGACGAAGCTCCGATCCGGGAAATGATCGCCGTGGCCCTGGAGATGGCCGGCTACGAATGTCTGGAGGCCGACAGCGCCCAGACGGCTCACGCGGTGATCGTCGATCGCAAACCGGACCTGATCCTGCTCGACTGGATGCTCCCGGGCACCTCCGGCATCGAACTGGCCCGCCGCCTCAAGCGCGACGAGCTGACCTCGGCCATCCCGATCATCATGCTCACCGCCAAGGGCGAAGAGGACAACAAGATCCAGGGTCTGGAAGTCGGCGCGGATGACTACATCACCAAGCCCTTCTCCCCGCGCGAACTGGTGGCCCGCCTGAAGGCCGTGCTGCGCCGCACCGGCGCCGGCGACAGCGAGACGCCGATCGAAGTGGGCGGCCTGATGCTCGACCCGATCAGCCACCGCGTGACCATCGACGGCAAGCCCGCCGAGATGGGTCCGACCGAATATCGCCTGCTGCAGTTCTTCATGACCCACCAGGAGCGCGCCTACACCCGTGGCCAGCTGCTGGACCAGGTCTGGGGCGGCAACGTCTACGTCGAGGAACGCACGGTCGACGTGCACATCCGTCGCCTGCGCAAGGCGCTGGGCGAGGTCTACGAAAATCTGGTTCAGACCGTGCGCGGCACCGGGTATCGTTTCTCGACCAAAAGCTGA
- a CDS encoding chorismate lyase has translation MIHPPRWLTAAQLHPAPAVQVVDWLFDEGSLTRRLTALSDGAFAVQPLAEGWHRLRTDECAALGVPDGSQGWVREVYLKGHGTPWVFARSVAARSALEGSGFDLRLLGTRSLGELLFSDRAFLRGPIEVCRYPAASLPAEVRAERLWGRRSCFSRDGLGVLVAEVFLPTLWQRVEQQPV, from the coding sequence CTGATCCACCCGCCTCGCTGGCTCACCGCCGCCCAATTGCACCCTGCCCCCGCCGTCCAGGTGGTGGACTGGCTGTTCGACGAAGGCTCGCTGACGCGCCGCCTTACCGCGCTGTCCGACGGAGCCTTCGCCGTGCAGCCGCTTGCCGAGGGCTGGCATCGCCTGCGTACCGATGAGTGCGCTGCGCTGGGCGTGCCGGATGGCAGCCAGGGCTGGGTGCGCGAGGTGTACCTGAAGGGCCACGGCACGCCCTGGGTATTCGCCCGCAGCGTCGCTGCACGCTCGGCGCTGGAGGGCTCGGGTTTCGATTTGCGCCTGCTCGGCACGCGCTCCCTGGGCGAACTGCTGTTCAGTGACCGCGCCTTCCTGCGCGGGCCCATCGAAGTGTGCCGCTATCCTGCCGCCAGCCTGCCTGCCGAGGTCCGCGCCGAACGCCTGTGGGGGCGCCGCTCCTGCTTCAGCCGCGATGGCCTGGGCGTGCTGGTTGCCGAAGTATTCCTGCCGACACTGTGGCAACGCGTGGAACAACAGCCCGTATAA